In the Hevea brasiliensis isolate MT/VB/25A 57/8 chromosome 8, ASM3005281v1, whole genome shotgun sequence genome, TGAATGAGTATTATTCAgtttaaatcgaatcgaatcactttaatttgataatttaatttaatttttaagataattttattaaatttgattttattttatattataaaaattttaatattttagctCGATTCAAttttaaagggaaaaaaaaaatcaattaaacagAATCAAACTgaacaattttattatttttttaattaatttatttttatgagatatttatgaattatatgtaattttatatatgtaaattatttaattttattgattaatgattattaggtttaaatcaatatcaaaatcaaatcaaataacttaaaaatcaaatttatattaaaaaataattaaaaattaaaaccgaTCACTTTGAACTGAACCAAATCAAAATAAAacaatttgattcgattcaatttttcatccatttcagtcgatttgatttttaaaatttataattcaattttcatcatttaatttaattcgattcaatcTGATTCAATTTAAATCAAGTGCTAATCCTTAATTATCCATAACATTTCTTATGAAATGACCTAACCAAAAGTATGAAGATCCACCCTCCATTAAAGCCTTTCTACTTTTTTCACTCATTTCCTTAACTTTCTTCCTTTTTTCAGTATCGTGCTCCATCAAACACCTTATCCCTCTCTCTATTTCATCACACTGCACAATTATTTCACTGTCCTTACTATAATCTATTTTAATCTCCACTGCTAATCCTAACTCAAACACCATCTCGAATGCATTAAGTTGTTGCTCTGAATATATTGGCCACGCGGCGATTGGAACCCCAAACCATATGCTCTCCAGCACAGAATTCCACCCGCAATGCGATACAAAACCTCCCACAGCTTGATGGGCCAAGATGGCAACTTGTGGAGCCCACCCTATCACCTTTCCAATTCCAGCTGTTCGATCCAAGAATCCTTCAGGCAAAACCTCTTGTGGATCCTCATAGTTACTCGGAGATGCTAGTTTTCCCGGAAGTGGTGGTCGGCGGAGGGCCCACAAGAATCGATACCCACTGTGTTCTAGCGCACATGCAATCTCTTTTACTTGATCCTCGCTAAAACTTCCCATGCTTCCAAAACACAAGAACACTACTGATGAAAGAGGTTGGTTGTCAAGCCATTGCATTATTTCCTGGGGTGCGTTGCTTCCGACCGACCCAATATCCAAAATGGGTCCCACAGGATACACAGGAAGCATTTTTAAAGACTGAATCGCATAGGATTCGAACTCCAAAAATGTATTTACGATGATACCCTTAACTTCTCTATATCTTCTTGCATTCTCTAATGTAGGAGAAAGCAACTCTCTTCTTAACATCGCATAAGGCATAACCCTTGCAGGAAATGGGTTTACTAAGCTCGGTACTGGTAACTCAGCATCCGAGTTCTTGAACTCAATGGGGTCAAATTTCTCTTCATCATGAATCTTCTGTAAATAAAGCATGAGACCAAGAAAAGCTGCACTTGAAGTAAAGTAAATGTAAGACGGAACATCAAAGTCGTTAGCCACATCAATCATCGGCGCGCAAAACAGATCTAAAACAAAACCTCCCAGTCGAGGTGAAGGCGAGTCAGTGGTCGACTCTGATTGAATGATCTTTAACACAGCTTCTTTAACATGGGGTTTCTGTCTCTCGATAAAAGAagtgaaattaaataattcaggCTCATCTTTCGGCAAAACAATGAATCGGAGAGAATTGGATATAGTGGAGGAGGAAGCTTGAAGCGATTCAATGTAGTTATGAACCTGCTTGGAGTTGATGAAAGATAGCTGGAGGATAAGGACAGTGACGGAGAGTCGGTGGTCGCGGGTGAGAATATGCTTTGCTAGCTCCACTGCGGATACAAGATGGCCCATACCAGGCCAGGGGACGAACACCAGCTGTGCTTTCTCCATTTTACTAAAGTTATTGTATCGTTTTGCTGCCAAGGATAGAAGAAAGATTGAACTTGTGGTATTTGTCTTTGTAGCTGCACTAGCTACTTGTGCTTAGTGCTGGAAGTCGCTGCAAGGAAAGAGAATCATGGAAGCCAATAATAAAAGTGACGTCATGGCTTCGCTGGGTGGTCTTATCTCCATGCATCAAAAACATTTATTGATTAAAACATTATTTATTCACCTACATGATATGAATTTTAATTGAAAGATAACATTTAAAAAATGAATTTGCAAATATTTAACGGCAGAAATTAAAAGATAATATTTAAGTATTAATTTTAAGAGGaccaaaatatttttcattgcatTTAATAGATTTTTAACGATGAAAAAACAAACCCATATTTGTTgcttttttttagattttatcGATGATTTTTGTATATTTTACCACAAAATTTTTTGTCACC is a window encoding:
- the LOC131182233 gene encoding anthocyanidin 3-O-glucosyltransferase 2-like, whose amino-acid sequence is MEKAQLVFVPWPGMGHLVSAVELAKHILTRDHRLSVTVLILQLSFINSKQVHNYIESLQASSSTISNSLRFIVLPKDEPELFNFTSFIERQKPHVKEAVLKIIQSESTTDSPSPRLGGFVLDLFCAPMIDVANDFDVPSYIYFTSSAAFLGLMLYLQKIHDEEKFDPIEFKNSDAELPVPSLVNPFPARVMPYAMLRRELLSPTLENARRYREVKGIIVNTFLEFESYAIQSLKMLPVYPVGPILDIGSVGSNAPQEIMQWLDNQPLSSVVFLCFGSMGSFSEDQVKEIACALEHSGYRFLWALRRPPLPGKLASPSNYEDPQEVLPEGFLDRTAGIGKVIGWAPQVAILAHQAVGGFVSHCGWNSVLESIWFGVPIAAWPIYSEQQLNAFEMVFELGLAVEIKIDYSKDSEIIVQCDEIERGIRCLMEHDTEKRKKVKEMSEKSRKALMEGGSSYFWLGHFIRNVMDN